In the Neodiprion virginianus isolate iyNeoVirg1 chromosome 2, iyNeoVirg1.1, whole genome shotgun sequence genome, ttttgtattacagCCGGTACTCCTTATGCTGGTGGTTTCTTCAGAGTAAAACTTGCTTTGGGAAAAGATTTTCCACAGGGACCGCCGaaagcattttttttaacaaaaatttttcatcccaacGTCGCTAAAAATGGAGAAATATGCGTTAACACTTTGAAGAAGGATTGGAAATCAGATCTCGGAATACAGCACATATTGCTGGTATGAAAGTACACAATATATGtaattttagaataattttgatTGTCTTCTCTAGTGATTCTGAGgaaaatttatcatattaACAAATATCTCAAGATCTATGTCTCGAAATATGTCTCAGACTGCAAATTTCAAACTGAAAAAAAGTACACTGTAATCAGAAATGTGTACTAACTTTTAACTCAAGAATACCATTTTACATCATATGTTCTAGTAGTGATAAATGGATCAATCATTGACTTCTTTATAGATTTAGTGAGATcaagtttaattttatatacaaaattgataattatgTTTTGTTGTACTTACGAAAGGTTTTGTTTCCAAAAATGTTTGCATCATGAATTTGTGCAATATTGCACACTCAATATAATGAGCAAACTATCGTACTTTTGAGGTCACGATAAATTGTTGAAGATTGTGACTCCATAGCATTACACACTAACAAAATAGAGTCTTACTTAGCAGTGAGTCAAAACTTGACCTAACACGTAAATTTGGATGGATTCATTTTCAGACAGTAAAATGTCTACTGATAGTCCCCAATGCTGAATCAGCTTTGAATGAAGAGGCAGGTAAATTACTTTTAGAAAGATATGATGATTATTCGGAACGAGCTAAAATGATGACCGAAATCCATGCACAGGTAAGTTATCTTCACCGTTTCAGCCAGTATTGTTTTAGCATTAGTGTAAAAGTCATTGCAATATTAATCTCGAAATTGAAGATTTACCAAAATTAGAATTTGTCTGTTATCGAATCAGTTGATCAACCTCCCTTACTGGCATCATTTTATCTTTAAAATAGATGTATTGTATTGTTTCAAATATAAGTCTTGCTTGAATGTAAGTTAGCTCTTGATTttaagattttatttcattaatttttctttgaatatgCCTGTAAagtcaatcaatttttttccatttccagCATCAAAAactttgattttatttcacaagaatatggaaaaaatattctaaaatttCTAAACCAAAATAGCGTCGGTTCCATGATGCATTGTGAAGGGATAAGTTAATCTTCAAATCGACTTTGAAGATAGCATGTAGTCATTATTTACAAAACTATTTTCATACTTAACAAAAACCAAATTAAGTCACTTTTGTATTATTAAACACATCAGTGATCTATataattcatgaatttttccaaaacagGGTGGTGGAAAAGGAGCCAAGGCTGGTCTCGAAAGTTCCGCTTCCACCAACGCGGGTGGCCCTCTACCCAAAAAGCACGCCGGGGATAAAAAACTTGCtgcggaaaagaaaaaaatcttaaaagataaaaaaagaacactCAAACGGTTATGAaagaatagtaataataattgaacccCCTGTTTTTGATCATTTAAAACTCTGGCGTGGATAAGATGTCTTATACATTGTACACAGTAACTtcatattattaaaaatttattacatagaGATGACTGACCTTGTTATTAAGTAATTAGAAAGAATTTAAATATCCATAagagataaaatgaaaatataaactcTGGCTGAGAGTCTAAGTGAGGAAATGCTAAACTTCTGTTCAATTGTACGACATAATTATCTACAAgtgcaaaaataatttaggCAATACCATCTGGTCGTTCATATATGTACGATCTTTGGgctaagaaatatttttacatacaaTATGTACAGAATCTAACATAGTATGATATGATGTTctagattatttaaattagaTATAAGCTTGTATCTTCAGAATCTTACCTATTACATATTATCACGTGATTCCAAAGTTTATgttacacatatacatgtgcATCGTCATCGAACAGATCAGTCCTCTATTAGGCAATTTTGTATACAAAATTATGTAccctttttttcgtttttctatcaattgcaaaaatttattattgtgtATATCATATAactgttaaatttatttcattcttaaAAGAGAAAACTTTATTGAAGCGTAGTAATTAATCATGTGATTTGTAGTAAAAATGtctttatgaaaaaattatgattttcCAAAAAGTGAAGCAAGTAATCTAAAAAAGATTGGAACCGTTTTGAGGAATATATTTGTACGCAAGTATTGagatggaaaaatttgatgaaaaattaatattttcgatAGATAAAGTGTTGGTCAAGAAGTTCTCCATAGTTCCAAGATAGATTGATGCATTTCTTGATCAAATTCAGTGAAATCAATACGGATTgtttgtgcttgaaattatTTGCTTGAATGAAGCCACTGTGTGTAAAAGCGATTTCAATGTCACAAGTAGACtttgtgaaaatatataacataGCTTGGTAATTCTAATTGTGcttcaaaatttgaacaatgGAATAAAATGTGCTTGAATCGTTAGCATAATTTATATCGTAATACTTCTGTTCCAAATACACGTCAGTTAAGTAGCACTaacgcaattttttatacagataTTCACAATGCACCAAAATTGACGGAAAAATACCAATGACGTGTTTAGCtttcttgacaaaaaaattgttcatcgACAGATGCATTTGTCACTTATAAATTCAGGATTAGCTATTACTCTTTGTAATGCTACACGGTATGAGACGGGGATGATGTTGAATAAACAACGAGGCATgagttgtattttttttttttttctatttatttaaatcGACTTTAGAGTCTTTCGTTGATCAGTCTTGCATTATGAGAGTCAAAGGAGTGTATTGGAGATACACGTCGACACCCAGTAATATCAGGCCATTATTGAGAAAGAAATTAGTTACTGATGACCTGACTGAATTATATGTTCACAGCCTTAACACATCGCAGCTCAATTATTTGCGGTGGTTTTTTCccctcatatttttttcttctcaaaatCTTGCATATGTCATTATTTGATAACGACAATAGTTCACTATGGTGAAAAAAACTCATCATCATCTTGGATACAATTACAAATGATTACAAGCATTTTAAACGTTATaatgttgtgtgtattgtatAATATCGTTATCGACACTGTTAAGACGTTTCTATAACAATTACCCACTTTATTGTAAATGTGCTACACTTAAAATCTGCGtaatttgattattattaaagAGGATGATGATAATACGAACGCCACTTACATAAGGCTAAAGTTATTTTTACAGTGTTGCCTTCAACTTATATTTATTAAGGGCTATAAGCACATGACGTACTTTGATAAATAACAACTTTTGAAGGAGAATTTGAGTGTATTTTTCAGTTTATGATCACACACGCACGGTATTACATACAAAATTCATACAGCCTTTATATTATGTCACAACTTTGTATTCTTTCCCATGTCTgatggacattttttttacctcagaTGCCAAAAATCACGGTACGATTTTACTCTGCAGCTTTTTCATATTGCATTTGAGTTGTTATTAGGTATCTAAACTCTATGAGTAGTAGAACGTCaaacataattaaaaaatactcattCCGAgacaatcaaaaaaaaatctttttctttactctcACGTATTAATTTCATGATTATTAACTTATTTGGAAATAAGAGATTGTTACGTTCTTCAATTAATAAAAGAACCGTTAAATGAGAAAGAAGATATATGTAGTAGAATTTTATGCTATCTTATGTTACTTCACTTCCTTAACGTATGCTTCTAATTCTGCATCCAACTCTTCTGCAGTTGGAGTTTTGGCTGGCGTCCGTCCACCTCCTCTAGTTCCACCACGTCGACCACCGGTTCCACGACCTAATGAAAACAAACATCCATCCAATTAGACGTAATAAACTCGCAAGTGGGTAAGTAttaatgatataaaaaatatttgctacACTAACATTACGGGCTCTTCTGGGAAACTTAAATTCTAATGCATCAACTACTTTGAGATAATTGGTAGACGAGTAACAAGTAAACAGTAAATTACCTCGGTTGGAACTAGCTCCACGAGCTCCTCTGAAGCGCGGTTGGGCTCTTTGTACGAAGCTACCACCACTGAGTCTACTTCCTCGGATAGATGAGGTTACTGGAAGTTCTGAAGTTGCTACTTGAATATTCATCTCTCGACCTGTTGACCGAATAGTCAGTATTAAGTAGTTATTTTGCGTAGCATGGGCGTGAACTGAGTGTTGTTTGGTAAGACAGATGTTATCAGCACAGACGATTCGATGGTCGTCGACATACCGAAAGTATGACGTGCCACAAACGTTAGATGGACCGAGTAGCAATTTACACTCGAGCTCcatacgatattttttacagtgcaacatgaaaattttttatactgcAGTTCTGAAGTCAGCAGTGTAAAGTACCATTCTACAGTTTGAAAACAGTCCTCAAAATGCGAATTTTTCATGCATGTGTCATAAAAACTGTATTAATACTTTACTACAAAGAATTTATCCTCCACTATTACTTTTGCATTAGTGAAAATCGCACAATATTTTGACTGTATAGTAATTGaacttgaaatattaaaaggaaaaaaaaacttaccaTCAAGAGGCACGCCATTGTACTGTTTCATTGCTTTAATGGCATCTGCTCTTCTTTCAAATATAACATCTGCTGAGCCAAGCGATCGACCAGATCTGTCATAGTGTACAGCAGCTGATTTCAATGGGCCAAACTCACTGAATAATTCCTAGTTGTCAtttaagatgaaaaaaaattcaattaattattaaagtactgtcaaaaaatttcgtttacaTGTTTTCAACTAGAGATCTACTTAaaagttatttgaattttcagaaaacttgaACTCCCAAATTAAGTATTAGAATTAGGTTTTAATGAATATCACCATCTATAAAATTAGAGACATGTTCTTGATAAGAAACTAAAAGTTGTTGAACAGACTGGAAAATATTAGATATACATTG is a window encoding:
- the LOC124298178 gene encoding THO complex subunit 4; the protein is MKMVDKIEMSLDDIIKQNKGGRTRGSGRRGRGTASPRRGIRGASRAGGGVMRGRSRGGIGRSAVPYTRGDVNSAWKHDMFDGVKKVGRGAVGGTGTTKLLVSNLDFGVSDSDIQELFSEFGPLKSAAVHYDRSGRSLGSADVIFERRADAIKAMKQYNGVPLDGREMNIQVATSELPVTSSIRGSRLSGGSFVQRAQPRFRGARGASSNRGRGTGGRRGGTRGGGRTPAKTPTAEELDAELEAYVKEVK
- the LOC124298180 gene encoding ubiquitin-conjugating enzyme E2 S, yielding MATMSSISNVENLSPQIIRRVVKEMSDLSTQPPEGIRVIINEEDVTDIQAVIEGPAGTPYAGGFFRVKLALGKDFPQGPPKAFFLTKIFHPNVAKNGEICVNTLKKDWKSDLGIQHILLTVKCLLIVPNAESALNEEAGKLLLERYDDYSERAKMMTEIHAQGGGKGAKAGLESSASTNAGGPLPKKHAGDKKLAAEKKKILKDKKRTLKRL